The following are from one region of the Candidatus Eisenbacteria bacterium genome:
- a CDS encoding NmrA/HSCARG family protein, translated as MAEKKIIAVVGATGAQGGSLVRAIQADPNSGFAARALTRDVNSAKAKELARLGAEVVAADVDDIDSLKRAFAGAYGAYCVTFFWEHFSPEREMAQVKAMAEAAKHAGLKHVVWSTLEDTRRWVPLEDDRMPTLMGKYKVPHFDAKGEANRFFADMGVPTTFLLTSFYWENFIQFGMGPKRGPDGKLVLTLPMGDKKLPGIATEDIGKCAYALFKRGAEFVGRTVGIAGAHLSGAEMAASLTQALGQEVRYADMSPDVYRSLGFPGAEDLGNMFQFKRDFNEVFCGARKLDLPRALNPSLRTFDAWLAQNKGGIPVE; from the coding sequence ATGGCAGAGAAGAAGATCATAGCGGTTGTCGGCGCGACCGGCGCGCAGGGCGGCAGCCTGGTGCGCGCCATCCAGGCCGATCCGAACAGCGGGTTCGCCGCCCGCGCCCTTACACGGGATGTGAACTCGGCGAAGGCGAAGGAGTTGGCCCGTCTCGGAGCCGAGGTCGTCGCCGCCGACGTAGATGACATCGACAGCCTGAAGAGGGCCTTCGCGGGAGCCTACGGCGCCTATTGCGTCACCTTCTTCTGGGAGCATTTCTCTCCCGAGAGGGAGATGGCCCAGGTGAAGGCGATGGCGGAGGCCGCGAAGCATGCCGGCCTCAAGCACGTCGTCTGGTCGACTCTCGAGGACACGCGACGGTGGGTTCCGCTCGAGGACGATCGGATGCCCACGCTCATGGGCAAGTACAAGGTTCCCCACTTCGACGCCAAGGGGGAGGCCAATCGGTTCTTCGCGGACATGGGCGTCCCCACGACTTTCCTGCTGACCTCGTTCTACTGGGAGAACTTCATCCAGTTCGGGATGGGTCCGAAGCGCGGTCCGGACGGGAAGCTCGTCCTGACCCTGCCGATGGGCGACAAGAAGCTGCCCGGGATCGCCACCGAGGACATCGGCAAGTGCGCCTATGCGCTCTTCAAGCGGGGCGCCGAGTTCGTCGGCCGGACGGTCGGCATCGCCGGCGCGCACCTGAGTGGGGCGGAGATGGCGGCGTCGCTCACACAGGCCTTGGGGCAGGAGGTTCGCTACGCCGACATGTCGCCCGATGTCTACCGGAGCCTGGGGTTCCCCGGAGCCGAGGATCTCGGCAACATGTTCCAGTTCAAGAGGGACTTCAACGAGGTCTTCTGCGGCGCGCGGAAGCTCGATCTGCCCCGCGCCCTGAATCCATCGCTCAGGACGTTCGATGCCTGGCTCGCCCAGAACAAGGGCGGCATTCCCGTGGAGTAG